One window from the genome of Pseudomonas frederiksbergensis encodes:
- a CDS encoding dihydrolipoamide acetyltransferase family protein yields MGTHVIKMPDIGEGIAEVELSVWHVKVGDMVVEDQVLADVMTDKAMVDIPSPVHGRVIALGGEPGEVMAVGSELIRIEVEGAGNLKESAQPAPVAAAVQAPKPAPVATPEPVGEKTAAPRCAPQAPVARAPEERPLASPAVRKHALDLGIQLRLVQGSGPAGRILHEDLEAYLAQGSSPQAKGGSGYAERHDEQQIPVIGMRRKIAQRMQEATQRAAHFSYVEEIDVTALEELRVHLNEKHGANRGKLTLLPFLVRALVVALRDFPQMNARYDDEAQVIHRSGAVHVGVATQSDVGLMVPVVRHAEARGLWDSAAEISRLATAARNGKASRDELSGSTITLTSLGALGGIVSTPVLNLPEVAIVGVNKIVERPVVIKGQIVIRKMMNLSSSFDHRVVDGMDAAQFIQALRGLLEQPATLFVE; encoded by the coding sequence ATGGGCACGCACGTTATCAAGATGCCGGACATCGGCGAAGGCATCGCGGAAGTAGAATTGTCGGTGTGGCACGTCAAGGTCGGCGACATGGTCGTCGAGGACCAAGTGCTGGCCGATGTCATGACTGACAAGGCGATGGTGGATATTCCTTCACCAGTGCATGGCCGGGTCATCGCCCTGGGTGGCGAGCCGGGTGAAGTCATGGCGGTGGGCAGCGAACTGATCCGCATCGAAGTCGAAGGCGCGGGCAACTTGAAGGAATCGGCCCAACCGGCTCCCGTTGCGGCGGCTGTACAGGCGCCAAAGCCTGCGCCAGTGGCCACGCCTGAACCGGTGGGGGAAAAAACCGCCGCGCCACGCTGCGCCCCGCAAGCGCCTGTGGCCCGCGCGCCTGAAGAGCGCCCATTGGCCTCGCCGGCCGTGCGCAAACATGCGCTGGACCTGGGTATCCAACTGCGCCTGGTCCAGGGCAGCGGCCCTGCCGGGCGAATCCTGCATGAGGACTTGGAAGCCTACCTGGCCCAGGGGTCGTCACCCCAGGCCAAGGGCGGTTCGGGTTATGCCGAACGCCACGACGAGCAGCAGATCCCGGTGATCGGCATGCGCCGCAAGATCGCCCAGCGCATGCAGGAAGCCACCCAACGCGCCGCCCATTTCAGCTACGTCGAGGAAATCGACGTCACCGCCCTGGAAGAGCTGCGGGTTCACCTGAATGAAAAACACGGCGCCAATCGCGGCAAGCTGACCTTGCTGCCGTTCCTGGTCCGCGCCCTGGTCGTGGCCCTGCGCGACTTCCCGCAGATGAACGCCCGCTATGACGACGAAGCCCAAGTCATCCACCGCTCCGGCGCGGTGCATGTGGGTGTTGCCACCCAGAGCGATGTCGGCCTGATGGTGCCGGTGGTGCGTCACGCCGAGGCTCGCGGCCTGTGGGACAGCGCGGCGGAAATCTCGCGCCTGGCCACGGCCGCACGCAATGGCAAGGCCAGTCGCGATGAGCTGTCCGGTTCGACCATCACTCTGACCAGCCTTGGCGCGTTGGGCGGCATCGTCAGCACACCGGTGCTGAACCTGCCAGAAGTGGCGATCGTCGGTGTGAACAAGATCGTCGAGCGGCCCGTGGTCATCAAGGGCCAGATCGTGATCCGCAAGATGATGAACCTCTCCAGTTCCTTCGATCACCGGGTGGTCGACGGCATGGATGCGGCGCAATTCATCCAGGCCTTGCGCGGTTTGCTCGAACAACCCGCCACCTTGTTTGTGGAGTAA
- a CDS encoding alpha-ketoacid dehydrogenase subunit beta, which produces MNDHNNNIALDTAMTTTTMTMIQALRSAMDVMLERDDDVVVFGQDVGYFGGVFRCTEGLQNKYGTSRVFDAPISESGIVGVAVGMGAYGLRPVAEIQFADYVYPASDQIISEAARLRYRSAGEFTAPMTLRMPCGGGIYGGQTHSQSIEAMFTQVCGLRTVMPSNPYDAKGLLIASIENDDPVIFLEPKRLYNGPFDGHHDRPVTPWSKHPSAQVPDGYYTVPLDVAAITRPGKDVTVLTYGTTVYVSQVAAEETGIDAEVIDLRSLWPLDLETIVKSVKKTGRCVVVHEATRTCGFGAELVSLVQEHCFHHLEAPIERVTGWDTPYPHAQEWAYFPGPSRVGAALKRVMEV; this is translated from the coding sequence ATGAACGATCACAACAACAATATTGCGTTGGACACCGCCATGACCACTACCACCATGACCATGATCCAGGCCCTGCGCTCGGCCATGGACGTGATGCTCGAGCGCGACGACGACGTCGTGGTGTTCGGCCAGGACGTCGGTTACTTCGGCGGCGTGTTCCGCTGCACCGAGGGCCTGCAGAACAAGTACGGCACCTCGCGGGTGTTCGACGCACCGATTTCCGAAAGCGGCATCGTCGGCGTGGCGGTGGGCATGGGCGCCTACGGGTTGCGGCCGGTGGCCGAGATCCAGTTCGCCGACTACGTCTACCCGGCGTCGGACCAGATCATTTCCGAAGCCGCGCGCCTGCGCTATCGCTCGGCCGGCGAGTTCACCGCGCCGATGACCCTGCGCATGCCTTGCGGCGGCGGCATCTATGGCGGCCAGACCCACAGCCAGAGCATCGAGGCGATGTTCACCCAGGTCTGCGGCCTGCGCACCGTCATGCCATCCAACCCCTACGACGCCAAGGGCTTGCTGATCGCTTCCATCGAAAACGATGACCCGGTGATCTTCCTCGAACCCAAGCGCCTGTATAACGGCCCGTTCGACGGCCACCACGATCGTCCGGTAACGCCGTGGTCGAAACACCCCTCGGCGCAGGTGCCGGACGGTTACTACACCGTGCCGCTGGACGTCGCCGCCATCACCCGTCCGGGCAAGGACGTGACGGTGCTCACCTACGGCACCACGGTCTACGTTTCCCAAGTGGCAGCCGAAGAAACCGGCATCGATGCCGAAGTCATCGACCTGCGCAGCCTCTGGCCGCTGGACCTTGAGACCATCGTCAAATCCGTGAAGAAGACCGGCCGCTGCGTGGTCGTCCACGAAGCCACCCGCACCTGCGGTTTCGGCGCCGAGCTGGTGTCGTTGGTACAAGAACATTGCTTCCACCACCTGGAAGCGCCCATCGAGCGTGTCACCGGCTGGGATACTCCCTACCCGCACGCGCAGGAATGGGCGTATTTCCCTGGGCCGTCCCGTGTGGGCGCGGCGTTGAAACGGGTCATGGAGGTCTGA
- a CDS encoding FKBP-type peptidyl-prolyl cis-trans isomerase produces the protein MIEALQIIDLEEGDGKSVVKGALITTQYRGTLEDGTEFDSSYSRGKPFQCVIGTGRVIKGWDMGLMGMRVGGKRKLLVPAHLAYGERSMGAHIKPNADLIFEIELLEVLTRDD, from the coding sequence ATGATTGAAGCGCTGCAAATCATCGACCTGGAAGAGGGCGATGGCAAAAGCGTAGTCAAGGGCGCGCTGATTACCACCCAGTATCGCGGCACCCTCGAAGACGGTACGGAGTTTGATTCCTCCTACAGCCGCGGCAAGCCGTTCCAATGCGTGATCGGCACGGGCCGGGTCATCAAGGGCTGGGACATGGGGCTGATGGGCATGAGGGTGGGCGGCAAGCGCAAGCTGCTGGTGCCGGCCCACCTGGCTTATGGTGAACGGTCCATGGGCGCCCACATCAAGCCCAACGCCGACCTCATCTTTGAAATCGAGTTGCTGGAAGTCCTGACGCGGGATGATTGA
- the bkdR gene encoding Bkd operon transcriptional regulator BkdR, which translates to MRKLDRTDIGILNSLQENARITNADLARSVNLSPTPCFNRVRAMEELGVIREQVTLLDADLLGLHVNVFIHVSLEKQVEEALQHFEEAISDRPEVMECYLMAGDPDYLIRVLVPTIQSLERFMMDFLTKVPGVANIRSSFALKQVRYKTALPLPANGLTLGT; encoded by the coding sequence ATGCGTAAATTGGATCGCACCGACATCGGCATTCTGAACAGCCTTCAGGAAAACGCCCGCATCACCAACGCCGATCTCGCCCGTTCCGTCAACCTGTCGCCGACGCCATGCTTCAATCGCGTCCGGGCGATGGAGGAGCTAGGGGTCATCCGTGAGCAGGTCACGCTGCTGGACGCCGACCTGCTGGGTTTGCACGTCAACGTGTTTATCCATGTCAGCCTGGAGAAGCAGGTGGAAGAGGCGCTGCAGCATTTCGAAGAGGCGATCTCCGACCGGCCGGAGGTGATGGAGTGCTACCTGATGGCGGGCGATCCGGATTACCTGATCCGCGTGCTGGTGCCGACGATCCAGTCGCTGGAGCGGTTCATGATGGACTTTTTGACCAAGGTCCCGGGCGTGGCGAACATCCGCTCCAGCTTCGCCCTCAAGCAGGTGCGCTACAAGACCGCGCTGCCGTTGCCGGCCAATGGGTTGACGTTGGGCACTTGA
- a CDS encoding MBL fold metallo-hydrolase has translation MPAQIQSFLDAASKTYTYVVYEQDGGQCAVVDPVLDYDPASGRSGTAQADRVIAFVREHRLTVQWLLETHAHADHLSAAPYLRRELGGKIAIGESIGQVQNVFKALFNLEPQFAVDGSQFDHQFAPDESFLIGNLKATALHVPGHTPADMAYLIDGDMILVGDTLFMPDVGTARCDFPGGDAHQLYTSIRKLLAFPAGVRLFVCHDYPPQGREPQCMSTVGEQRQYNIHVRDGIDETSFVAMRTQRDKTLGMPTLLLPAIQVNVRAGHLPPAEGNGVTYLKIPINQL, from the coding sequence ATGCCCGCGCAGATCCAAAGCTTCCTTGATGCTGCTTCGAAGACCTACACCTATGTCGTTTACGAACAGGATGGCGGGCAGTGCGCAGTGGTCGACCCGGTGCTCGACTACGACCCGGCCTCGGGCCGCAGCGGTACCGCGCAGGCTGATCGGGTGATCGCTTTTGTGCGCGAACATCGATTGACGGTGCAATGGCTGCTGGAAACCCACGCCCACGCCGACCACCTGTCCGCCGCGCCTTATCTGCGCCGGGAATTGGGCGGCAAGATCGCCATCGGCGAGTCCATCGGCCAGGTGCAGAACGTGTTCAAGGCCCTGTTCAACCTGGAGCCTCAATTCGCCGTCGACGGTTCGCAATTCGATCATCAGTTCGCACCGGACGAGTCCTTCCTCATCGGCAATCTCAAGGCCACTGCACTGCATGTGCCCGGCCACACCCCGGCGGACATGGCCTACCTGATCGACGGCGATATGATCCTGGTGGGCGATACGCTGTTCATGCCCGACGTGGGCACCGCTCGCTGCGACTTCCCGGGCGGCGATGCCCACCAGCTCTACACCTCGATCCGCAAGCTGCTGGCCTTCCCTGCTGGCGTACGGTTATTCGTGTGCCACGACTACCCGCCGCAGGGACGCGAGCCTCAGTGCATGAGTACGGTGGGTGAGCAGCGCCAGTACAACATCCATGTGCGCGATGGCATCGACGAGACGTCGTTCGTGGCCATGCGCACCCAGCGCGACAAGACCCTGGGGATGCCGACGCTATTGTTGCCGGCGATCCAGGTGAATGTGCGCGCCGGACACCTGCCGCCGGCCGAGGGTAATGGTGTGACCTACCTGAAGATTCCGATCAACCAGCTCTAG
- a CDS encoding metalloregulator ArsR/SmtB family transcription factor encodes MSAEQHDVGVSQVAAAIAEPARTRMLCALMDGHARTSTELASIAEVSTSTASAHLAKLKELALVRLHVQGRHRYYSLADKHVAEALEALMVIGQNAAPRFTPRTPDRLQFARTCYDHMAGTLAVRLHDRLLEAGWLLDGEGQGYRLSESGEVLFESLGIDAQALTAQRRRFACPCLDWSMRRPHLGGALGAALLQVAIKRKWVIQDLDSRALGLTVTGQREMAARFGISPETEVESTGAFAGRLAPAMDLR; translated from the coding sequence ATGAGCGCAGAGCAACACGATGTTGGAGTGTCCCAGGTGGCCGCGGCGATTGCCGAACCGGCCCGTACCCGAATGCTCTGCGCCCTGATGGACGGCCACGCCCGCACCAGTACGGAGCTGGCGAGCATCGCCGAGGTCAGCACCTCCACCGCCAGCGCCCACCTGGCGAAGCTCAAGGAGTTGGCCCTGGTGCGCTTGCACGTGCAAGGTCGTCATCGTTACTACAGCCTCGCCGATAAACACGTCGCCGAAGCTCTCGAAGCATTGATGGTGATAGGCCAGAACGCCGCGCCGAGGTTCACGCCGCGCACGCCGGATCGCCTGCAGTTTGCCCGCACCTGCTACGACCACATGGCCGGCACCCTGGCGGTGCGGCTGCACGACCGCTTGCTCGAAGCCGGGTGGTTGCTCGATGGAGAAGGGCAGGGTTATCGGCTGAGTGAATCGGGTGAGGTGCTGTTTGAAAGCTTGGGCATTGATGCGCAGGCATTGACGGCCCAACGACGCCGGTTCGCCTGCCCATGCCTGGACTGGAGCATGCGCCGGCCGCACTTGGGCGGTGCCTTGGGGGCGGCGTTGCTGCAAGTGGCGATCAAGCGCAAATGGGTAATCCAGGACCTGGACAGCCGGGCGCTGGGGTTGACCGTCACTGGGCAGCGGGAGATGGCGGCGCGGTTTGGGATCAGTCCCGAGACGGAGGTTGAGTCCACTGGCGCTTTCGCGGGCAGGCTCGCGCCCGCAATGGACCTGCGCTGA
- the lpdA gene encoding dihydrolipoyl dehydrogenase: protein MQTLNTTLLIIGGGPGGYVAAIRAGQLGISTILVEGQALGGTCLNVGCIPSKALIHVAEQFHQTRHHSQGSALGITVAAPTLDIGKSVEWKDGIVDRLTTGVAALLKKHKVQVIHGWAKVVDGKTVEVGDTRIQCEHLLLATGSKSVDLPMLPVGGPIISSTEALAPSSVPKHLVVVGGGYIGLELGIAYRKLGAEVSVVEAQERILPAYDGELTQPVHEALKQLGVKLYLKHSVEGFDAQANTLKVRDPNGDTLSLETDRVLVAVGRKPNTQGWNLEALDLAMNGSAVKIDNRCQTSMRNVWAIGDLSGEPMLAHRAMAQGEMVAELIAGLHREFNPTAIAAVCFTDPEVVVVGKTPDEANAAGLDCIVSSFPFAANGRAMTLESKSGFVRVVARRDNHLIVGWQAVGVGVSELSTAFGQSLEMGARLEDIAGTIHAHPTLGEAVQEAALRALGHALHL from the coding sequence ATGCAGACTTTGAATACCACCCTGCTGATCATCGGCGGCGGCCCTGGCGGCTATGTGGCGGCGATCCGTGCCGGGCAACTGGGCATCTCGACCATCCTGGTGGAAGGCCAGGCGCTGGGCGGTACGTGCCTGAACGTTGGCTGCATCCCGTCCAAGGCGTTGATCCATGTGGCCGAGCAGTTCCACCAGACCCGCCACCACAGCCAGGGCTCGGCCTTGGGCATCACCGTTGCGGCGCCCACCCTGGACATCGGCAAAAGCGTGGAGTGGAAGGATGGCATCGTCGATCGCCTGACCACTGGCGTCGCCGCGTTGCTCAAGAAGCACAAGGTCCAGGTCATTCACGGCTGGGCCAAGGTGGTCGATGGCAAGACGGTCGAGGTTGGCGACACCCGCATCCAGTGTGAACACCTGCTGTTGGCTACCGGCTCGAAAAGCGTCGACCTGCCGATGCTGCCGGTGGGTGGACCGATCATTTCTTCCACCGAAGCCCTCGCCCCGTCTTCGGTGCCCAAGCATCTGGTGGTGGTCGGCGGTGGCTACATTGGCCTGGAGCTGGGCATTGCGTATCGCAAGCTTGGCGCCGAGGTCAGTGTGGTGGAAGCCCAGGAGCGGATCCTGCCGGCCTACGACGGTGAGCTGACGCAGCCGGTGCACGAAGCGCTCAAGCAATTGGGCGTGAAGCTGTACCTCAAGCACAGCGTCGAAGGTTTCGATGCCCAGGCCAATACCTTGAAGGTGCGTGATCCCAATGGCGACACCCTGAGCCTGGAGACTGACCGGGTGCTGGTGGCCGTCGGTCGCAAACCCAACACCCAGGGCTGGAACCTCGAAGCGCTGGACCTGGCGATGAACGGCTCGGCAGTGAAGATCGACAATCGCTGCCAGACCAGCATGCGCAACGTCTGGGCCATCGGCGACCTGAGCGGCGAACCGATGCTCGCCCACCGGGCCATGGCCCAGGGCGAGATGGTCGCCGAGCTGATCGCTGGCCTACATCGCGAGTTCAACCCGACCGCCATCGCGGCGGTGTGCTTCACCGATCCGGAAGTGGTCGTGGTCGGCAAGACGCCGGACGAGGCCAACGCTGCCGGACTGGACTGCATCGTTTCGAGCTTCCCGTTCGCCGCCAACGGCCGGGCCATGACGCTGGAATCGAAAAGCGGTTTCGTCCGGGTCGTGGCGCGCCGGGACAATCACTTGATCGTTGGTTGGCAAGCGGTTGGCGTGGGGGTGTCGGAGCTGTCCACAGCGTTCGGCCAATCCCTTGAAATGGGCGCGCGCCTGGAAGACATCGCCGGCACCATCCACGCCCACCCTACGCTGGGCGAGGCGGTGCAGGAAGCAGCCTTGCGGGCGTTGGGGCATGCGTTGCACTTGTAA
- a CDS encoding cytochrome P450, whose protein sequence is MDPITAATHTDPYPYYATLRASGGLSLHPGSNLWIASSAEAVCAVLHHPDCHVRPANEPVPKAIAEGPAGKVFGQLMRMNEGERQRCPRAAIAPRLQDIDPREVEALVQARLLRNGAEGVHQAQFIGPVSVVAQLLGFNPTDSHLVSELTGDFVACLSPLSQARQLEAAHRASEQLTRLFQERIVAQDSRLLNGICQGLEDVDPDSRIANLIGLLSQTYDATAGLIGNALLALIRDPTLHHALRDDPSQISLLLAEVQRFDPAVQNTRRFIAAPCEILGAALKQGDAVLVLLASANRDPQLNPQPDTLLLDRPNRRSFSFGSGRHECPGQALAMEIARATLSAILEAEPRLDQLAWHHRPSVNGRIPLFSDRP, encoded by the coding sequence ATGGATCCGATCACCGCCGCGACACATACCGATCCCTACCCTTACTACGCGACCCTTCGCGCCAGCGGCGGGCTGAGCTTGCACCCAGGATCGAACCTGTGGATCGCCAGCAGCGCCGAAGCGGTGTGTGCCGTCTTGCATCATCCCGACTGCCATGTGCGCCCCGCGAACGAGCCGGTGCCGAAGGCGATTGCCGAGGGTCCAGCGGGCAAGGTATTCGGGCAATTGATGCGCATGAACGAGGGTGAACGACAACGCTGCCCAAGGGCGGCGATTGCGCCGAGGTTGCAGGATATCGATCCCCGCGAGGTCGAGGCATTGGTCCAGGCGCGTTTGCTCAGGAACGGCGCCGAGGGTGTACACCAGGCGCAGTTCATCGGCCCCGTCAGCGTGGTGGCGCAATTGCTGGGTTTCAACCCGACGGACAGTCATCTGGTCAGCGAGCTGACGGGGGATTTCGTCGCCTGCCTGTCGCCGCTGAGCCAGGCGAGGCAACTGGAAGCCGCGCACCGGGCCAGCGAACAACTGACCAGGCTTTTCCAGGAGCGGATCGTCGCGCAGGACAGTCGGTTGTTGAACGGGATATGCCAAGGCTTGGAAGACGTGGATCCAGACAGCCGGATCGCCAACCTGATCGGCCTCCTTTCGCAAACCTATGACGCCACGGCCGGCCTGATCGGTAATGCGTTGCTGGCGTTGATCCGTGATCCCACCTTGCACCACGCCCTTCGGGATGATCCCTCGCAGATCAGCCTGTTACTGGCTGAAGTCCAGCGTTTCGACCCTGCGGTGCAGAACACCCGACGCTTCATTGCCGCCCCGTGCGAGATTCTCGGCGCTGCGCTGAAGCAGGGCGACGCTGTGCTGGTGCTGCTGGCCTCGGCCAACCGCGACCCACAACTCAATCCACAGCCCGACACCCTGCTGTTGGATCGCCCGAATCGGCGCAGTTTCAGTTTCGGCAGCGGCCGCCACGAATGTCCAGGCCAGGCCCTGGCAATGGAGATCGCCCGCGCGACCTTAAGTGCAATCCTGGAAGCCGAGCCGCGCCTGGATCAGTTGGCCTGGCACCACCGCCCCTCCGTCAATGGACGCATCCCATTGTTCAGCGACCGACCATAA
- a CDS encoding branched-chain amino acid aminotransferase — protein MGNESINWDKLGFDYIKTDKRYLSHWRDGAWDAGTLTDDNVLHISEGSTALHYGQQCFEGLKAYRCKDGSINLFRPDQNAARMQRSCARLLMPHVDTEQFIEACKQVVRANERFIPPYGTGGALYLRPFVIGVGDNIGVRTAPEFIFSIFCIPVGAYFKGGLTPHNFLISSFDRAAPQGTGAAKVGGNYAASLMPGSQAKKASFADCIYLDPLTHSKIEEVGSANFFGITHDNKFITPNSPSVLPGITRLSLIELAKSRLGLEVIEGDVFIDKLSDFKEAGACGTAAVITPIGGISYKDKLHVFHSETEVGPITQKLYKELTGVQTGDVEAPAGWIVKV, from the coding sequence ATGGGTAACGAGAGCATCAATTGGGACAAACTGGGCTTTGACTACATCAAGACCGACAAGCGCTACCTGTCGCACTGGCGCGATGGCGCCTGGGACGCGGGCACCCTGACCGACGACAACGTGCTGCACATCAGCGAGGGCTCCACCGCCCTGCACTACGGTCAGCAATGCTTCGAAGGCCTGAAGGCCTATCGCTGCAAGGACGGTTCGATCAACCTGTTCCGCCCGGACCAGAACGCCGCCCGCATGCAACGCAGCTGCGCCCGCCTGCTGATGCCGCACGTCGACACCGAGCAGTTCATCGAGGCCTGCAAGCAAGTGGTCCGCGCCAACGAGCGCTTCATCCCCCCGTATGGCACTGGCGGCGCGCTGTACCTGCGTCCGTTCGTGATCGGCGTGGGTGACAACATCGGCGTGCGCACCGCACCGGAGTTCATCTTCTCGATTTTCTGCATTCCGGTCGGCGCCTACTTCAAGGGCGGCCTGACCCCGCACAACTTCCTGATCTCCAGCTTCGACCGCGCCGCCCCGCAAGGCACCGGCGCCGCCAAGGTCGGTGGCAACTACGCCGCCAGCCTGATGCCCGGCTCCCAGGCCAAGAAGGCCAGTTTCGCCGACTGCATCTACCTGGATCCGCTGACCCATTCGAAAATCGAGGAAGTCGGCTCGGCCAACTTCTTCGGCATTACCCACGACAACAAATTCATCACCCCCAACTCCCCATCGGTCCTGCCGGGCATCACCCGCCTGTCGCTGATCGAACTGGCGAAATCGCGCCTGGGCCTGGAAGTGATCGAAGGCGACGTGTTCATCGACAAGCTGTCGGATTTCAAGGAAGCCGGCGCCTGCGGTACCGCAGCGGTGATCACGCCGATCGGCGGCATCAGCTATAAGGACAAGCTGCACGTGTTCCACAGCGAAACCGAAGTCGGCCCGATCACCCAGAAGCTCTACAAAGAGCTGACCGGCGTACAGACCGGCGACGTGGAAGCGCCGGCGGGTTGGATCGTCAAGGTTTGA
- a CDS encoding aldose 1-epimerase — MTPPLLHLQDELTRLTLAPHLGASFVEWTLRSTGAPLLRPPAPQAVENGLPGKLGCFPLIPWSNRIAQSGFDCPGGWLALDANSPNDPFPIHGSAWQQPWQVAEQSAQEVLLQLDSQTPFAYCASLRIRLSGGQLQIALHVTHMAEQAAWHGLGLHPYFPRTAGTRLQTRASEVWMCDAAKLPTELTDVPSDWDFQQARSLPKTLVDNGFGGWDGRCLIQQPDLGYELECRASGSDYFLLYCPVGLDFFCIEPVSHPVNAHHLPGRPGLRLLEQGQSVALGFSMQCREL; from the coding sequence ATGACGCCCCCTCTCCTCCACCTCCAAGACGAACTCACCCGCCTTACCCTGGCCCCGCACCTGGGCGCCAGCTTCGTTGAATGGACCTTGCGCAGCACCGGAGCCCCCCTGCTGCGCCCTCCTGCGCCACAAGCGGTGGAAAATGGTCTGCCGGGCAAGCTCGGCTGCTTCCCATTGATTCCCTGGTCCAACCGAATCGCCCAAAGTGGTTTCGATTGCCCCGGTGGCTGGCTCGCCCTGGACGCCAACAGCCCCAACGATCCGTTTCCCATTCACGGCAGCGCCTGGCAGCAACCTTGGCAGGTGGCCGAACAGAGCGCACAGGAAGTCTTGCTGCAACTCGACAGCCAAACACCGTTCGCCTATTGCGCCAGCCTGCGGATCCGCTTGAGCGGCGGCCAGCTGCAAATCGCCCTGCACGTCACGCACATGGCGGAACAGGCTGCCTGGCACGGGTTGGGTTTGCACCCATATTTCCCGCGCACTGCCGGTACGCGCCTGCAAACCCGCGCCAGTGAAGTCTGGATGTGCGACGCCGCGAAACTGCCGACGGAACTGACGGACGTTCCTTCTGACTGGGATTTCCAACAAGCACGGTCGCTGCCGAAGACCCTCGTCGACAACGGTTTCGGTGGCTGGGACGGACGATGCCTGATCCAACAGCCGGACCTGGGTTACGAACTGGAATGCCGTGCCAGCGGCAGCGATTATTTCCTGTTGTACTGCCCTGTGGGTCTGGACTTTTTCTGCATCGAACCGGTGAGTCATCCGGTCAATGCCCATCACCTGCCAGGACGGCCGGGGCTGCGATTGCTGGAGCAAGGGCAGTCGGTGGCGCTGGGGTTTTCGATGCAGTGCCGAGAGCTCTAG
- a CDS encoding 3-methyl-2-oxobutanoate dehydrogenase (2-methylpropanoyl-transferring) subunit alpha, translated as MNPAYEPLRLHVPEPSGRPGCKTDFSYLHLSDAGTVRKPPIDVEPADTADLARSLIRVLDDQGNALGDWAADIPVEILRKGMRAMLKTRIYDNRMVVAQRQKKMSFYMQSLGEEAIGSAQALALNIDDMCFPTYRQQSILMAREVPLVDLICQLLSNERDPLKGRQLPIMYSVKDAGFFTISGNLATQFIQGVGWGMASAIKGDTKIASAWIGDGATAESDFHTALTFAHVYRAPVILNVVNNQWAISTFQAIAGGEATTFAGRGVGCGIASLRVDGNDFMAVYAASRWAAERARRNLGPALIEWVTYRAGPHSTSDDPSKYRPADDWSHFPLGDPIARLKQHMVKIGQWSEEEHAAVTAELEAEVIAAQKEAEQYGTLAGGQIPSAATMFEDVYKEMPEHLKRQRQQLGI; from the coding sequence ATGAACCCAGCGTACGAACCGCTACGCCTGCACGTTCCCGAACCTTCGGGCCGTCCCGGCTGCAAGACCGACTTTTCCTACCTGCATCTGTCCGATGCCGGCACGGTGCGCAAACCTCCCATCGACGTCGAACCCGCCGACACCGCCGACCTGGCCCGCAGCCTGATCCGCGTACTCGATGACCAGGGCAACGCCTTGGGCGACTGGGCCGCGGACATTCCCGTCGAGATCCTGCGCAAGGGCATGCGTGCCATGCTCAAGACGCGCATCTACGACAACCGCATGGTCGTCGCCCAGCGTCAGAAAAAAATGTCGTTCTACATGCAAAGCCTTGGCGAAGAAGCCATCGGCAGCGCCCAGGCCTTGGCCCTGAATATCGACGACATGTGCTTCCCCACCTACCGCCAGCAAAGCATCCTGATGGCCCGGGAAGTGCCGCTGGTGGACTTGATCTGCCAACTGCTGTCCAACGAGCGCGATCCGCTCAAGGGCCGGCAATTGCCGATCATGTACTCGGTCAAGGACGCCGGGTTCTTCACTATTTCCGGCAACCTCGCCACCCAGTTCATCCAGGGCGTGGGCTGGGGCATGGCCTCGGCGATCAAGGGCGACACCAAGATCGCCTCGGCCTGGATCGGTGACGGCGCCACTGCCGAATCGGACTTCCACACCGCCCTCACCTTCGCCCACGTCTACCGGGCGCCGGTGATCCTCAACGTGGTCAACAACCAGTGGGCGATCTCCACCTTCCAAGCCATCGCCGGCGGTGAAGCCACCACCTTCGCCGGACGCGGCGTCGGTTGCGGCATCGCCTCCCTGCGGGTGGATGGCAACGATTTCATGGCCGTCTACGCCGCCTCGCGCTGGGCCGCCGAACGCGCCCGCCGCAACCTTGGCCCGGCGCTGATCGAATGGGTCACCTACCGCGCCGGCCCGCACTCCACCTCGGACGATCCTTCGAAGTACCGCCCCGCCGACGACTGGAGCCACTTCCCGCTGGGCGATCCGATTGCCCGCCTCAAGCAGCACATGGTGAAGATCGGCCAGTGGTCCGAAGAGGAACATGCCGCCGTCACCGCCGAACTCGAAGCCGAGGTGATCGCCGCGCAGAAGGAAGCCGAGCAGTACGGCACCCTCGCCGGTGGGCAGATTCCAAGCGCCGCGACCATGTTCGAAGACGTCTACAAAGAGATGCCGGAGCACTTGAAGCGCCAGCGTCAGCAGTTGGGGATCTGA